ATACCTCCATTGCTTTGCTTGATGCGCTTCTTGCTGTTGGGTTGCCAGTTGTGGAAGTGCATCTGTCCAACATACACCGCCGGGAGCCGTTCAGACGGCAGACCTATGTGTCGCAGGCAGCCCGTGGGGTCATTTGCGGCCTGGGCGCCCGTGGCTACGCACACGCCATCCAGGCACTTGCAGATATGATTGAGGATGAAAAATGAGCAAAATGCTCGTGGACAGGGAGGCCCTCCGGGCGCTTGCCGACATTTTGGCTGAGACTGGCTTGACGGAGATTGAGCTGGCTGAAGGCGAAAACCGCATTCGCGTTGTGCGTGCGCCTGCGCCAGTCGCCCCCCAGCCAGCCACAGTGACTGTGCCAGCTGCAGTGCAGCAGGTGCCTGCTGCCCCTGCCAGCAACGAGGATGAACACCCCGGCATCGTGCCAAGTCCTATGGTGGGGGTGGCCTACCTGACACCAGACCCTGCCTCCCCTCCTTTTGTGCAGGATGGCGCCATGGTGCGTGAAGGTGACACCATCATGCTGGTGGAAGCCATGAAAACCTTCAATCAAATCAAGGCCCCACGCTCTGGCAAGTTCGTGCGTTACCTTGTGACTTCTGGCGAGCCTGTCGAGTTTGGCGCGCCGCTAGCGATTATCGAGTAAGTTCATCGCGTAAGTCGCCTGTCCGCCTGCCCCACTCCAGATGTGGGCAGGAGGGGCACAGGCCCCGTTGCATGGCTGTGCCGGTATGGCCCGCCGTACCCTATTTTCTCAAAGGGCGTTTCCCGTGTTCTCCAAAATCCTGATTGCCAACCGAGGCGAGATCGCCCTGCGCATTTTACGCGCCTGCCGGGAGATGGGCATTAAAACTGTGGCGGTCCACTCCACAGCGGATGCGGATGCCATGCATGTGCGCCTGGCTGATGAAGCCGTGTGCATCGGCCCTCCTGCTGCCCGCGACTCCTACCTCAACGTGCCTGCGCTGCTTTCAGCTGCCACCATCTCTGGTGCTGAGGCCATCCACCCTGGCTATGGTTTCCTTTCTGAGAATGCTGACTTCGCCGAGACAGTCGAAGCCCACGGCCTGACCTTCATTGGGCCAACAGCGGAACACATCAGGCTAATGGGCGACAAAATCAGC
The sequence above is drawn from the Formicincola oecophyllae genome and encodes:
- a CDS encoding acetyl-CoA carboxylase biotin carboxyl carrier protein is translated as MSKMLVDREALRALADILAETGLTEIELAEGENRIRVVRAPAPVAPQPATVTVPAAVQQVPAAPASNEDEHPGIVPSPMVGVAYLTPDPASPPFVQDGAMVREGDTIMLVEAMKTFNQIKAPRSGKFVRYLVTSGEPVEFGAPLAIIE